In the Thermodesulfobacteriota bacterium genome, ATATACCTTGGGGGCCCACGAGGTGGAGGCCAGCTCCCACTGCTGCCACGAGGTTATCGCGTAGATGACCGCCCAGGCCGTGAGCAGGCCCACCGTGGGCAGGAAGACCAGCAGGTTCACGGCCACCCGCAGGAGGAGCCGGGGCCTGGCCGGCAGCCGGGACTCGAAGATGTCGATGGCCACATGGCCGTCGTGCTTGTGGGCGTACCCGAAGGCCAGGATGAAGTGGGCCCCGTAGAGGAAGGTGGTGACCTCGAAGCCCCACATGGTGGGTGCGTTGAGGACGTAGCGCAGGAAGACCTCGTAGGTCACCACCC is a window encoding:
- a CDS encoding TRAP transporter small permease subunit — its product is MQAVARWIDGLNERVGVLTAYLILPMVGVVTYEVFLRYVLNAPTMWGFEVTTFLYGAHFILAFGYAHKHDGHVAIDIFESRLPARPRLLLRVAVNLLVFLPTVGLLTAWAVIYAITSWQQWELASTSWAPKVYPHKTIMAVGLALLWLQGLAKLIQDLGSLRRS